CGGGTGGACATTGCCGAAAACGACACCACCTTTCTGGTTGAAAAAGAGGACATCAAGAAATACGACCCGCCCTACGTGATTACGGACAACGAATACATTTACCATATCAAGTCCCCCAAGAACCCGAACGAAAAAACGCAACAGTTGTTGCTGGATTACTTGAACGACTTTGAACATGCGGCCCGGCGTTTTGATCACATGAGTCCAGAAGATGTTCAGAATTGGCTGTCCATGGAAGATTTTCTGCCTTTTTACTGGATTCAGGAATTTTCCAAGAACGAAGACGGTAACTACGCCCGCAGCGTGTTTTTCACTTGGGAAAAGGGCGGTCCTGTCCGTTTTGGCCCCTTGTGGGATTTCGATCTTGCTTTCGGCAACGCCTCCCGGGAAAAGAACAAGCCTGCAGATGGCTGGTACATCCGGAATTACCGCTTGTACAGCCACATTTTTTGGAGCGACTGGATAAAGGGCGAAGCCAAGGCTTACTGGCTGGAACATCGTGAAAAATTCCGCGCCCTTATAGACAGCGTTCCTTTGTACCGAAAGCAAATTGAAAAGGCCGTAGAGAACGAATACCGCCGCTGGCCCATTATTTCCAATACAGAAAACTGGGCGCTGAAGGACCCTTACGAATCTTACGACGAGGGCGTGCAGACGATGGTCCAGTGGATGCGGGAACGTTTCGACTGGATTGACAAGAACCTATAGGACTTGCCCTTCTTGGTCCAGCTTGGTCCGTTCGTCGTACAGGCGCTTTGAAATCTGGCAGAAGGCCTTGACTACCACAGGGTCGAAATGCTTGCCAGCCCCTTCGGTAATGATTTCCATGGCCTTTTCGTAGGTGAAAGGCTTCTTGTAAATGCGTTCGGCCACCAGGGCGTCGAACACGTCGGCTACCGCCATGATTCTTGCCGACAGCGGAATGTCTTCGCCCGAGATGCGGTTGGGGTAGCCCGAACCGTCCCATTTTTCGTGGTGGAAGAGAGCCATCTCGATAGATTCCTTCAGGTAATCCTCGTCCATGGTGTCGCCGGCGTTTTCTTCGATCTTCACCAGGATGTTCTTGCCTTCGGTGGTGTGGCTTTTCATGATGGTGAATTCATCGTCGGTGAGCTTGCCCGGCTTGTTCAAGATCAGGTCGGATACCGCAATCTTTCCGATGTCGTGGAGCGGCGCGGAGCGTTTCAGCTTTTCGATGTATTCGTCGGTGAGAATGTCCTTGAATTCGCCTTCGGCCTGGAGTTCCCTTGCAATGGCATCCACGTAGTGGGCTGTTTTCTTGATGTGGTTTCCGGTGCTGGTATCGCGGGCTTCCACCATTTCGGCGAAGTTCTCGATAATTTCGTCTTGCATGCGGGTAATGCGTTCGGTCTGTTCCTGCAGCTGCTTGATGTAATCCAGGGATTCGTTGCCCATCTTGAGGAGGGCCGTGTGCAGGTGCTTGATTTCGTCTTGGGAATGAATGTCTAGCGTGCTGAGGATTTCTAGACCCTTGTCCTTGTCGGTTCCCAAGTTGTAGGCGAACTGGGACGAGGCGTAGGCCATGCGGTTGATGGGCCGCACGATTCCGCTTTTCACCAGCTCGACGATGATGCT
This genomic interval from Fibrobacter sp. contains the following:
- a CDS encoding CotH kinase family protein — protein: RVDIAENDTTFLVEKEDIKKYDPPYVITDNEYIYHIKSPKNPNEKTQQLLLDYLNDFEHAARRFDHMSPEDVQNWLSMEDFLPFYWIQEFSKNEDGNYARSVFFTWEKGGPVRFGPLWDFDLAFGNASREKNKPADGWYIRNYRLYSHIFWSDWIKGEAKAYWLEHREKFRALIDSVPLYRKQIEKAVENEYRRWPIISNTENWALKDPYESYDEGVQTMVQWMRERFDWIDKNL